In Candidatus Bathyarchaeota archaeon, the sequence GAGCGGGAGGAAAGGTTATTTTGCAAGGTTTATGCGATGCCCCAGTTTGTTATGATACAAGACTGCTTGTCAGGAAAGAAATCAGCGTTTTAGCCTCATACGGATATTGCAAATCAGATATTGAAACATTAGTAAACTTAGTGAGTAAAGGAAAAATCGATCTAACCTACTCAATCACACATAAAATGCCTTTAGATGAAATTAATAAGGCAATAGAAATTTTGGAAAAAAATATAGGCAGCCCATTTCGCATTATTATATTTCCATAAAGTTTATTCGATAAGCAATAAAAGAAAAGAGGGTTATGGTGCAGCGTATGGGCTTTCAGGTGGTAATGGAACTACTGGTTCTTTGAGCGCGTATTTTTCTGGATATACACAGTAAAGTGTTCTATTAAACCACTGATACATTACTGTTCTAGCCCTTATATTTTGTCCACCGTTATAAGTGACGCCCCATGGCGACGTCCAGTTAACTCCCACCCCTTCTTGGAATTTACAGCCATGAGTTGCACAGGGTATTGCGCCGTCAGGAATATCTGTTTCCTCAGCTGCTTTCCTGATAGTTTCAGGGGTAACTTCGCCGTATTTTTCTATAGCTCTAGGCAAAATATCCGTTAATAACGGCATCATGTGAGCGAATCCCATTCCAGCGTGAGTTAACGGATCTCTGTTAAATACTGCCCGGTATCTTGCTATGAACAATTCTGTAAGTTCTCTAGCTTCAGGTGTCGATGCTTCCCAGTTTATAGCTGCTGGTGAGACGCCTGGGTCTATGTTAAATATGTAATTTATATCGTCACCTATGGCTTCGGCTGTTGCAGGTACTCCGTGGCCGCCTCCATGCCCTATAAACGCCTTACATTTTAGACCAAGTTCCTTGGCTTGTTTGAGGAAGAGTATGGCATCTGAAACGTAACTTGTCATCCATATAACATCAGGATTAGCATCTTTAACCTTTAATATCAAACTTGATAGGTCTGTAGCAGTATGAGAATATCCCTCATCGATTACTACTTGAAAGCCGTATTCTTCAGCAAATTTTCTGTTACTTGCTGCGCAACTGGTTCCATAAGGACCATCCTCGTATAGTATAGCTACTTTCAGCTCCGAGGGTTGTACACCAAGTTTTGGGCATATGACATTATAAGTGAATTCACCAGCTAACATTCCAAAAGCCCCAGCTGGAGTCTGCGGTCTCAATATCCACTTGTAACCACGCTGGGTTATCACATCCGCGACTTCTCCATTAGACCAGTCGACTACACCGTATTGTTCACATACCTCGCTTACAGCCATACAAATTGCACTTGAGTAGTGACCAACGATACATTGAACTCCTTCGACAGTAATTAACCTTTCAGCTTCGGATGCAGCAACTGTTGGATCACTTTTAGCGTCAGCAACCACG encodes:
- a CDS encoding ABC transporter substrate-binding protein, encoding MSKSAITKVQAAVIAVIIIIVGVVAGIMIIFYQPGAKEIEIKLGVIYPLTGPMAPLGNEQFFGTKAAIEIINERGGVLGKYPIHYVVADAKSDPTVAASEAERLITVEGVQCIVGHYSSAICMAVSEVCEQYGVVDWSNGEVADVITQRGYKWILRPQTPAGAFGMLAGEFTYNVICPKLGVQPSELKVAILYEDGPYGTSCAASNRKFAEEYGFQVVIDEGYSHTATDLSSLILKVKDANPDVIWMTSYVSDAILFLKQAKELGLKCKAFIGHGGGHGVPATAEAIGDDINYIFNIDPGVSPAAINWEASTPEARELTELFIARYRAVFNRDPLTHAGMGFAHMMPLLTDILPRAIEKYGEVTPETIRKAAEETDIPDGAIPCATHGCKFQEGVGVNWTSPWGVTYNGGQNIRARTVMYQWFNRTLYCVYPEKYALKEPVVPLPPESPYAAP